Within Longimicrobiaceae bacterium, the genomic segment GGCCGGCACGGCCAGGGTGGCGAAGAGCGCAAGGAGCAGGGTGGCAGGTCTCAGCATGTAGATCTCCCGTGGCGAAGCGTACGGACGCGTGCGGGCCCCGTCCCGGGGACCGGTGTTCGTGTGTTCGTCGATGAGGTGCGGATTGACGTACCTAATATACAAAGAAATGTTTCTTCGCGCGAGGCCTTGACACGGCGCAGGTGCCTGCAAACAAACGGTTTGTGCGTGGTCGGGCAGGCCCGGCGGCACCGCCGAGACGGTGCCGGCGTGCCTGCGGCTTTGATCGGCTGGCCGACGGCAGTAAGTTGTCAGCCTCTGGACGGCGCAGCCCGAAGGCGGCCGCGCGGTCCTTCGACCCACGCGTTCCGCAGATTCGCCGTGAAGACCCCGACCCAGGCCGACAATGCCGCCCCCCCGAGCGCGGGGCTGGACTTCATCCGCGCCATCGTCGCCGAGGACCGGCGGGCGGGGAAGCACGACACCATCGTCACCCGCTTCCCGCCCGAGCCCAACGGCTACCTGCACATCGGCCACGCCAAGTCCATCGCCCTGAACTTCGGCATCGCGGCCGAGACGGGGGGGCGCTGCCACCTGCGCTTCGACGACACCAACCCGGAGACGGAGGACGTCCACTACGTGGAGTCCATCATCGACACGGTGCGGTGGCTGGGCTTCGACTGGGGCGAGCACCTGTACTACGCCTCGGACTACTTCGACCGGATGTACGCCCTGGCCGAGTTCCTGGTGGAGCAGGGCCGGGCGTACGTGGACAGCTCCAGCGAGGAGGAGATCCGCGAGCTGCGCGGCACCGTCACCGAGCCGGGCCGTCCGAGCCGCTTCCGGGACCGGAGCGTGGCCGAGAACCTGGACCTCCTCCGCCGCATGAAGGCCGGGGAGTTCCGGGACGGCGAGCACGTGCTCCGGGGCAGGATCGACCTGGCCTCGCCCAACATGCTCCTGCGCGACCCGGTGCTCTACCGCATCCGCCACGCGCACCACTACCGCACCGGCGACCGCTGGTGCCTGTACCCGCTCTACGACTACGCGCACCCCATCGAGGACGCCATCGAGGGGATCACGCACTCCATCTGCACCCTGGAGTTCGAGAACAACCGCCCGCTCTACGACTGGGTGGTGGACGGGTGGCGGGACTTCGTGCGCGCCGGGGGCGGGGAGCCGGCGCGCCCGCGCCAGTACGAGTTCGCGCGCGGGAACCTGGACTACACGGTGATGAGCAAGCGGAAGCTGCTGGAGCTGGTGAGCGGCGGCTTCGTGAGCGGGTGGGACGACCCGCGGCTCCCCACGCTGGCCGGGCTGCGGCGCCGGGGCGTCACCCCCGAGGCCATCCGCGCCTTCTGGGAGCGGAGCGGCGTGGCGAAGACGGAGAGCCGGGTGGACGTCGGCAAGCTGGAGTTCGCCGTCCGCGACGACCTGAACCAGCGTGCCCCGCGGGTGCTGTGCGTGCTGCGCCCGCTGAAGGTCACCCTCACCAACTATCCCGAGGGGGAGACGGAGGCGCTGGACGCGCCCTTCTGGCCGCACGACGTCCCGAAGGAGGGGAGCCGGGAGCTCCCCTTCTCGCGCGAGCTGTACATCGAGCGCGACGACTTCATGGAGGACCCGCCGAAGGGGTACCACCGCCTGGCCCCGGGGCGCGAGGTGCGGCTCCGCTACGCCTACTTCATTCGCTGCGACGAGGTGGTGAAGGACGAGCACGGCGAGGTGGTGGAGCTGCGCTGCACCTACGACCCGGCCACCCGCGGCGGCAGCGCCCCGGACGGTCGCACCGTGAAGGGGACGATCCACTGGGTGTCCGCGGCGCACGCCCTCCCCTGCGAGGTGCGGCTCTACGACCGCCTCTTCAGCGTGCCGGACCCGGACGCCGGGCCGGCCGACTTCAAGGAGTACCTGAACCCCGAGTCTCTGGTGACGGTGCGGGGCGCCCGCGTGGAGCCCGGCGTGGGCGACGACCCACCGGGGAGCCGCTACCAGTTCGAGCGGCTGGGCTACTTCGTCAGCGACCCGGTGGACTCCCGGCCGGGCGCGCTGGTCTTCAACCGCACGGTGACGCTGCGGGACACCTGGGCGAAGCAGGCGGCCGCCGCGCCGCAGCCGGAGGCGCCCGCGCGCGGCGAGCGGAAGCGGGAGGCGCGGAAGGAGCCCGCCGCGGCCGGGGAGGACCGCGCGAAGACGAAGTCTCCCGCCCCCGCCGAGGCGGCGCGCTCGCCGGAGCTGGAGGCGATGCGCGCGCGCTTCGTGGACGAGCTGGGGCTCTCCCCCGAGGACGCGGACGTGCTGACCCGGAGCGTCGCCTTCGCGGAGCTGCTGGAGGGAACGGTGCGCGCCGGCGCGGACGCCCGCAGCGCGGCCAACTGGATCGTCAACGACCTGCTCTGGGTACTCAAGGAGCACGGGATCAACGAGATCGCCTTCGGCCCGCCGGAGCTGCGCGTGCTGATCGCGCTGGTCGACGACGGGACCATCTCCAGCAGCGCGGGGAAGACGGTGCTGGCGGAGATGGCGAAGACCGGCGCCGATCCGGCCCTGGTGGTGGAGCAGCGCGGGCTGCGCCAGGTGAGCGATGCCGCCGCGCTGGCTCCCGCCGTGGACGAGGTGCTGGCCGCCCACGCGGGGAAGGTGGAGGAGTACCGCGGCGGGAAGACCGGGCTGCTGGGCTTCTTCGTCGGCCAGGTGATGCGGAAGAGCGGGGGGAAGGCGAACCCCGAGGTGGTGCGCGGGCTGCTGGAGGAGCGGCTGGGCGCATAGCAGGCCGTGAGAGCGCGTCGGAAGTGGAGGGGCGTCCCGTTGGGGCGCCCTTCGCGCATTGCCGGCGTGTTGACCTGACCCGGCGTTTGCGTGCCATTCTTGTGGGTGATACATTTTGGATATCCAAAATGTATTTGGGACATGTCGGCTATTCGGACCCCCAGCGCGGCTCGCCTCGTGCGCACATCCCCACAAGGATTTCTCCGCTACCCGGTCTCGACCCTGCTCGGGACCGACGCCTCCGTGCGGGTGCTGCGCGAGCTCGCTCTTCATGGTGGGGAGCTCACGACCACGCTGCTGGCCCGGCGAACCGGCGTGACCGACCAGTCCGTTCGCAACGTGCTCCGCGTCCTCGGCCGGGCGGACCTGCTCAGGGTCTACGGGCAGGGACGTGCAGCCGCCTACCAGCTCGACGCCAGCCACCCGGTCGCGGCGATGTTGATCCAGCTCTTCCGTGCAGAGGATCAGCGCATCAGCGCCCTTTACGACCGTATCGCGCGAGCGGCACGACAACTCGATCCTCCTCCGCTGGCGGTCTGGGTCTTCGGAAGTGTGGCCCGAGGCGAAGATCGGGCCGGCAGCGACCTGGACCTCCTGCTGGTC encodes:
- a CDS encoding glutamine--tRNA ligase/YqeY domain fusion protein gives rise to the protein MKTPTQADNAAPPSAGLDFIRAIVAEDRRAGKHDTIVTRFPPEPNGYLHIGHAKSIALNFGIAAETGGRCHLRFDDTNPETEDVHYVESIIDTVRWLGFDWGEHLYYASDYFDRMYALAEFLVEQGRAYVDSSSEEEIRELRGTVTEPGRPSRFRDRSVAENLDLLRRMKAGEFRDGEHVLRGRIDLASPNMLLRDPVLYRIRHAHHYRTGDRWCLYPLYDYAHPIEDAIEGITHSICTLEFENNRPLYDWVVDGWRDFVRAGGGEPARPRQYEFARGNLDYTVMSKRKLLELVSGGFVSGWDDPRLPTLAGLRRRGVTPEAIRAFWERSGVAKTESRVDVGKLEFAVRDDLNQRAPRVLCVLRPLKVTLTNYPEGETEALDAPFWPHDVPKEGSRELPFSRELYIERDDFMEDPPKGYHRLAPGREVRLRYAYFIRCDEVVKDEHGEVVELRCTYDPATRGGSAPDGRTVKGTIHWVSAAHALPCEVRLYDRLFSVPDPDAGPADFKEYLNPESLVTVRGARVEPGVGDDPPGSRYQFERLGYFVSDPVDSRPGALVFNRTVTLRDTWAKQAAAAPQPEAPARGERKREARKEPAAAGEDRAKTKSPAPAEAARSPELEAMRARFVDELGLSPEDADVLTRSVAFAELLEGTVRAGADARSAANWIVNDLLWVLKEHGINEIAFGPPELRVLIALVDDGTISSSAGKTVLAEMAKTGADPALVVEQRGLRQVSDAAALAPAVDEVLAAHAGKVEEYRGGKTGLLGFFVGQVMRKSGGKANPEVVRGLLEERLGA
- a CDS encoding nucleotidyltransferase domain-containing protein, with the protein product MRVLRELALHGGELTTTLLARRTGVTDQSVRNVLRVLGRADLLRVYGQGRAAAYQLDASHPVAAMLIQLFRAEDQRISALYDRIARAARQLDPPPLAVWVFGSVARGEDRAGSDLDLLLVVDEDGAAERAADTFREELAGVEREHRVTISVVPVSGTDVLRLARTDDPFWREMLSDAVVLHGRRPESLLSRLESRQRPAPPADAHDG